From a region of the Janthinobacterium sp. 61 genome:
- a CDS encoding nitrate reductase: MTTCTPVKTTCPYCGVGCGVEAIRLPDGALRIAGDISHPANLGRLCVKGSALGDTLGLDKRLLTPQVRVDGVLQRASWDAALDQVAGGLRAIIDAHGPDAVALYVSGQLLTEDYYIANKFMKGYVGSANIDTNSRLCMSSAVAGHKRAFGEDIVPGCYEDLELADMVVLVGSNTAWCHPILFQRIARLKESRPGVKLVVIDPRRTATCELADLHLPVKPGTDVWLFNGLLCHLAKEGVIDDAFVTRHSRGLDEALAAAHVECGDPLQVARICKVDPQALLAFYQAFAATRKVVTAFSQGVNQSSSGTDKVNSIINCHLATGRIGQPGMGPFSLTGQPNAMGGREVGGLANMLAAHLELDNPLHRDTVQTFWDSPRIAGKPGLKAVELFHAIESGKVKAVWIIATNPLVSMPDAEQVRRALDQCELVVVSDISAESDTNAYADVLLPALGWGEKDGTVTNSERRISRQRAFLPAPGEARADWQVLCDVATRMGYAGFDFTSPQAIFDEHARLSTFRNASETARLFNLAGLDNLDAAQYDALVPQQWPQGRARLFGDGRFAHADGRARFVPTAPRAPHNMPDEDYPLILNTGRVRDQWHTMTRTGKAAKLSGHVAEAFIDIHPQDALLYSVREGELARVSSAWGAMVARVVHGGGIARGQVFVPIHWSDANASDARVGAVVNPVVDPVSGEPEFKHTPVRIEQFRVHWHAFVLSRTPLNLDGVAHWTRIQGEQFLRYELAGRQRIADLGVWARALLGVSDDNADWLDYADASAGVYRAVHLDEGRIAQCVYVSPRPDLPSRSWLAGLFAHAQMDAADRAGVLLGQPIGKSVDAGPTVCSCFGVGRNTICAAIQDQKLTTTAQVTACVKAGGNCGSCVPEIRQLLLEARSAA; encoded by the coding sequence ATGACCACGTGCACGCCCGTAAAAACCACTTGCCCGTACTGCGGCGTCGGCTGCGGCGTGGAAGCGATACGCCTGCCCGACGGCGCCCTCCGCATCGCCGGCGATATCAGCCATCCCGCCAACCTGGGGCGCCTGTGCGTGAAAGGCTCGGCGCTGGGCGACACCTTGGGCCTCGACAAGCGCCTGCTGACTCCACAGGTGCGCGTCGATGGCGTCCTGCAGCGCGCTTCATGGGATGCTGCGCTGGATCAGGTGGCTGGCGGCTTGCGCGCCATCATCGATGCACACGGGCCTGACGCCGTGGCCCTGTATGTCTCGGGCCAGCTGCTGACGGAAGACTATTACATCGCCAACAAATTCATGAAAGGCTATGTGGGCAGCGCGAATATCGACACCAATTCGCGCCTGTGCATGTCGTCGGCCGTGGCGGGCCACAAGCGCGCGTTTGGCGAGGATATCGTGCCGGGCTGCTATGAAGACCTGGAACTGGCCGACATGGTGGTGCTGGTGGGCTCGAACACGGCCTGGTGCCACCCGATCCTGTTCCAGCGCATCGCGCGCCTCAAGGAAAGCCGGCCAGGCGTCAAACTGGTGGTGATCGACCCGCGCCGCACGGCCACGTGCGAGCTGGCCGATTTGCACCTGCCCGTGAAGCCAGGCACTGACGTATGGCTGTTCAATGGCTTGCTGTGCCACCTGGCGAAAGAAGGCGTGATCGACGACGCTTTCGTCACGCGGCACAGCCGCGGTCTCGATGAGGCGCTGGCCGCCGCGCATGTGGAGTGCGGCGACCCGCTGCAGGTGGCGCGCATCTGCAAGGTCGACCCGCAGGCCTTGCTGGCGTTTTACCAGGCCTTTGCCGCCACGCGCAAGGTCGTCACGGCCTTTTCGCAGGGCGTAAACCAGTCCTCCTCCGGCACGGACAAGGTCAACAGCATCATCAACTGCCACCTGGCGACGGGCCGCATCGGCCAGCCCGGCATGGGGCCGTTTTCCCTGACGGGGCAGCCGAACGCCATGGGCGGGCGTGAGGTAGGGGGCCTGGCCAACATGCTGGCGGCGCACCTGGAGCTGGACAACCCGTTGCACCGTGACACCGTGCAAACGTTCTGGGACTCTCCCCGCATCGCCGGCAAACCTGGCTTGAAAGCCGTGGAACTGTTCCACGCGATCGAATCGGGCAAGGTGAAAGCCGTGTGGATCATCGCCACCAATCCGCTGGTGAGCATGCCGGACGCCGAGCAGGTGCGCCGCGCGCTGGATCAATGCGAACTGGTCGTGGTGTCGGACATCAGCGCCGAATCGGACACGAATGCGTATGCCGACGTGCTGCTGCCGGCCCTGGGCTGGGGCGAGAAGGATGGCACGGTGACGAACTCCGAGCGGCGCATCTCGCGCCAGCGCGCTTTTTTGCCGGCGCCCGGCGAGGCGCGCGCCGACTGGCAGGTGCTGTGCGACGTGGCCACGCGCATGGGCTACGCAGGCTTCGATTTCACCTCGCCGCAGGCCATCTTCGACGAACACGCGCGCCTGTCCACCTTCCGCAACGCGTCAGAAACGGCGCGCCTGTTCAACCTGGCGGGCCTGGACAACCTTGATGCGGCGCAATACGACGCCCTGGTGCCGCAGCAATGGCCGCAGGGCCGGGCGCGCCTGTTCGGCGACGGCCGCTTCGCGCATGCGGACGGGCGTGCGCGCTTCGTGCCCACGGCGCCGCGCGCGCCGCATAATATGCCCGACGAGGACTATCCACTCATCTTGAATACGGGCAGGGTGCGCGACCAGTGGCATACGATGACACGCACGGGCAAGGCGGCCAAGCTGTCGGGTCACGTCGCCGAAGCCTTCATCGACATCCACCCACAGGATGCGCTGCTGTACAGCGTGCGCGAAGGCGAGCTGGCACGCGTTTCCAGTGCCTGGGGCGCGATGGTGGCGCGCGTCGTGCATGGTGGCGGCATCGCGCGCGGCCAGGTGTTCGTGCCGATACACTGGAGCGACGCGAATGCCTCCGACGCGCGCGTGGGCGCCGTCGTCAATCCGGTGGTCGATCCCGTCTCGGGCGAACCAGAGTTCAAGCACACGCCCGTGCGCATCGAGCAGTTCCGCGTGCACTGGCATGCGTTTGTCCTGAGCCGCACGCCCCTGAACCTTGACGGCGTGGCGCACTGGACGCGCATCCAGGGCGAACAATTCCTGCGCTACGAGCTGGCGGGCCGCCAGCGCATTGCCGACCTGGGCGTATGGGCGCGCGCACTGCTCGGCGTCTCGGACGACAACGCCGACTGGCTCGATTATGCGGACGCCAGCGCCGGCGTGTACCGCGCCGTGCACCTGGACGAAGGGCGCATCGCGCAGTGCGTGTATGTCTCGCCCCGTCCCGACCTGCCGTCGCGCAGCTGGCTGGCGGGCCTGTTTGCGCACGCGCAAATGGATGCGGCGGATCGCGCCGGTGTGCTGCTGGGCCAGCCCATCGGCAAGAGCGTCGACGCCGGCCCCACCGTGTGCTCGTGCTTTGGGGTGGGGCGCAACACCATTTGCGCCGCCATCCAGGATCAAAAACTGACGACGACGGCGCAGGTGACGGCCTGCGTCAAGGCGGGCGGCAATTGCGGCTCCTGCGTGCCGGAGATACGACAGTTGCTGCTTGAGGCGCGCAGCGCGGCCTGA
- a CDS encoding NAD(P)/FAD-dependent oxidoreductase yields the protein MNPPAKATARPSLVVVGNGMAGMRTVEELLKLAPDLYDITVFGAEPHGNYNRILLSPVLAGEKTVDDIMLHTRAWYAQHGITLHAGDPVVRIDRQARKVEAQSGIEVPYDRLLLATGSTPFIVPVPGHALPGVIGFRDISDVDTMLQAARTHRHAVVIGGGLLGLEAANGLQRQGMDVTVVHMSGALMNQQLDAPASMLLKSALEARGLRFLMQAQTAEITGRERVESVRFLDGSSIPADLVVMTAGVRPNIALAQAAGLHCERAIVVDDCLQSYDPRVYAVGECVQHRRATFGLVAPIWEQARVCGAHLAGAGHRRYVQQASATKLKVTGIDLYSAGDIIGGEGSEDLVLRDPRRGVYKRLVVQGNRLVGAVLYGEVQDGPWYFDLIQQRRDISQLRSHLLFGQALCGQAA from the coding sequence GTGAACCCGCCAGCCAAGGCAACTGCGCGCCCCTCGCTCGTGGTAGTCGGCAACGGCATGGCTGGCATGCGCACGGTCGAGGAGCTGTTGAAACTTGCGCCTGACCTGTACGACATCACCGTGTTCGGCGCCGAGCCGCATGGCAATTACAACCGCATTTTGCTCTCCCCGGTGCTCGCCGGTGAAAAGACGGTGGACGACATCATGCTTCACACGCGCGCCTGGTATGCGCAGCACGGCATCACCTTGCACGCGGGCGACCCCGTTGTGCGCATCGACCGCCAGGCGCGCAAGGTGGAGGCGCAGTCGGGCATCGAGGTGCCTTATGACCGCCTGCTGCTGGCCACCGGGTCGACGCCGTTCATCGTGCCCGTGCCGGGCCACGCGCTGCCAGGCGTGATCGGTTTTCGCGACATCAGCGATGTCGACACCATGCTGCAGGCGGCGCGCACGCACCGCCATGCGGTGGTCATCGGCGGCGGCTTGCTGGGACTGGAAGCGGCCAACGGCTTGCAGCGCCAGGGCATGGACGTCACCGTCGTGCACATGAGCGGCGCCCTGATGAACCAGCAGCTCGATGCGCCCGCATCGATGTTGTTGAAATCGGCGCTGGAGGCCCGCGGCCTGCGTTTCCTGATGCAGGCGCAGACCGCCGAGATCACGGGCCGCGAGCGGGTGGAAAGCGTGCGTTTTCTTGACGGCAGCAGCATTCCCGCCGACCTGGTGGTGATGACGGCCGGTGTGCGCCCCAATATCGCCCTGGCGCAAGCTGCCGGCCTGCACTGCGAACGGGCCATCGTCGTCGACGACTGTCTGCAAAGCTATGACCCGCGCGTGTACGCCGTGGGCGAATGCGTGCAGCACCGCCGCGCCACCTTCGGCCTGGTGGCGCCCATCTGGGAGCAGGCGCGCGTGTGCGGCGCGCACCTCGCTGGCGCCGGGCACCGGCGCTACGTGCAGCAGGCCAGCGCCACCAAATTGAAAGTGACGGGCATCGACCTGTATTCGGCCGGCGACATCATCGGCGGCGAGGGCAGCGAAGACCTGGTGCTGCGCGATCCGCGCCGCGGTGTCTACAAGCGCCTGGTGGTGCAGGGCAACCGCCTGGTGGGCGCCGTGCTGTATGGCGAGGTACAGGACGGTCCCTGGTATTTCGACCTGATCCAGCAGCGCCGCGACATCAGCCAGTTGCGCTCCCATTTATTGTTTGGCCAGGCCCTGTGCGGCCAGGCCGCCTGA
- the nirD gene encoding nitrite reductase small subunit NirD: MNELTGASADNWVAICPLADIVPDTGVCALLGGRHVAVFRVGDAAPRVYAIDNVDPSAGASVLSRGLVGSIGERVVVASPIYKQHFDLASGECLEAPEHSVTSWPARLFADMVWVAL, from the coding sequence ATGAATGAACTGACTGGCGCCAGCGCCGACAATTGGGTGGCCATCTGCCCCTTGGCTGACATCGTGCCCGACACGGGCGTGTGCGCGCTGCTGGGTGGGCGCCACGTGGCCGTGTTTCGCGTCGGCGATGCGGCGCCGCGCGTGTACGCCATCGACAATGTCGACCCGAGCGCGGGCGCTTCCGTGCTGTCGCGTGGCCTGGTGGGCAGCATCGGCGAGCGCGTCGTTGTCGCCTCGCCCATCTACAAGCAGCACTTCGACCTCGCCAGCGGCGAGTGCCTGGAAGCGCCCGAGCATTCGGTCACATCCTGGCCCGCGCGCTTGTTTGCGGACATGGTGTGGGTGGCCCTGTGA